Genomic segment of Caldanaerovirga acetigignens:
TATACAGCATCCTAAATTCATACATAGAAAAAAACCTGGAAGAAGCATTGTTTGGCAGGAACGGCATCGCCGGTTTTGTATTTTACATTCTTCTCATTTATATGGTTTACGTTTTTGCCGCAGGAAAGAGCGGTCTTCCTCCAACATTGCTTTCCTCAACGGCGGCCATTATAGTTTTAATGGTTTTTAAAAAGCCTCTGTCCAGCAGGTTAACCGGAACGAAGGTGCTCTATCACGACTCGCCGGTGGATTACTATATCGAAGAAGGATTTGGAGTTCTCGAGACGGTCCTTTCCGCAATGTCTAATACTATTTCCTTTATACGCGTGGGCGCTTTTGCTCTGAACCACGCTGGACTATATATAGCTTTCGCCACTATGGCTGAAATGACAAATTCCGGAACGGGAAGTTTACTGTTATTGGTAATAGGAAATATAATCATTATCTGCCTGGAAGGTTTAATCGTCTTCATTCAAGCTTTGAGGCTCGAGTACTATGAGTTATTCAGCAAATACTTCAGGGGAGATGGTATCGAATATGAGCCCATAAAAATCAATTTATCTATCTCAAAATCAATATCTTTAATGAGAAGACACTCTTTAAAACGCAATATAAGCGCAAATTACGCATTTTAAAATTTGGAGGGATAAAAATGTATGCAATAGTTTTGATGGCGATGATCATTTCTGCAGTAACTTGTGCTTTAGGCTTTTACTTCCATCTTGACAAAGAAAAAACAAAAAAAGTGTTAAGGTGGAGCATAACCCTATATGCCGCCCTGATTGCAGTTTTTCTGATGTTCGTAATGCCCGCCCAGGTGAAAGCAGCCGGCGATAATTCTTCTTCCTCAGGCCTCGCATTCATCGCAGCCGCGATTTCTACCGGCCTTGCCACCATCGGCGCGGGCTATGCTGTGGGAGCTGTAGGCTCTTCGGCGCTGGGAGCGGTTTCCGAAGACCCAAAAATCCTCGGGAAAACTCTAATTTACGTGGGCCTTGCCGAAGGAATAGCGATATACGGCCTTATCGTTTCAATAATGATCCTGGGCAGCCTATGAGGGATGGAATATGAAAGCTCTCGTTTTAAGCGACAACATGGACACTTTAACCGGCATGAGGCTGGCCGGGATTGACGGTAAAATAATACACGAAAGAAGCGAACTTATAAGTGAACTTAACGAGATTTATCAAAAAAAAGATATAGGCCTCGTCATAATAACCGAAAGCCTCGCAGAAAAAGCCAAAGATGAAATAAGTCTATTAAAACTCAAAAAGGGACCCCCCATAATAATCGAGGTCCCCGACAGGCAGGGCAGCCGGCGTCCGCCCGATTTTTTAACGAGGTACATCAAAGAATCGGTCGGAATCAAAATTTGAGGTGAGAATATGGCGACTACTATTGACGACAAAATATCCCTTTTTACGAAAGTCATTTTTGAAAAGCTGGAAAATGAATACGGCGAAAAAAAACAAAGGCTGATAGAACGCTATGAGGCCGAAAAGTCCGCCGTTGAGGCAAAACTAAAGAAAAAATTGGAAGAAAGAATTTCCGAAGCCAGCCGGGATGCAAACGTAAAAAAGGATCAGACGGTTTCAAAAGCAAAGGCCGAAGCTCATTTTGAAGTACTGAGAAAAAGGGAAGAACTCCTTGAGAGGCTCTACGATGAGATAAGAGAGAAAATAAGACATTTCCTGGACACTCCCGAGTATCTGGACTTTTTGAAGGGCGCCCTAATTCGCGTGACGTCCCGTTTCCCAAGGGATGAGAAAGTGTATTACATCCTCACACCTGACGACTTTCGCAAACACGAACAGGAGATAAGGAGTTTCCTGCAGTCCTTGAAACCTGAGGGTGAATTTGAAGTCGTCATCGGTGATAGCAACATGCTCGGCGGGGTCATTGCAAGAAGCCAAAGCGGTCGAATAGAGGTGGACTTATCCTTCGAAACCCTTTTGAGGGAAAATCGCGCAAGACTTGCGCAGCTTTTATTTTCTCAGTTAGGCCTGGAGGTGTGATGAATGCAGGAAGGAAAGATAATCTACATCAACGGCCCCGTCGTCAGAGCTTCAGGCATGAGAGGATTTACCATGAGAGAAATGGTCATGGTGGGCGAAAAAAAACTCATCGGCGAGGTCATTGCTCTGAATAAAGATGTGGCTACGATTCAGGTTTACGAAGAAACTTCCGGAGTTCGCGTCGGAGAACCCGTCATAGGCACAGGCAAACCTTTGACGGTAAAGCTAGGTCCCGGAATTATAGGGAATATTTTCGACGGCATAGAAAGACCGCTTTCGCGGATATACAAAGAAGGCTCAGCTTTTATACCTCCCGGCATCGGCCTCATATCCCTGGACGAAGAAAAGCGGTGGGATGTGGAAATTCTCGCAAAAGAGGGAGATTACTTAAATGAGGGCGAGGTATTTGCAGAAGTCGCGGAAACTTCTATGATAGTCCACAAAGTAATGGTTCCTCCGGGGATAAAAGGCAGGGTAATAAGTATAAAATCAAGCGGGAGCTACACCATCAATGAGGTTTTGGCAGTGCTAGAAGATGAGGGTAAAACCTTTGAACTCAGGATGTGCCAGGAGTGGCCGGTGAGGGAACCTCGCCCGGTTAAAAAGAGAATGGCGATTGAAAAACTCCTTGTGACGGGACAGAGGGTAATAGACACCTTTTTCCCGCTGGCCAAGGGAGGAACCGCAGCCATACCTGGAGGGTTCGGGACCGGCAAAACCATTACCCAACACCAGTTGGCAAAGTGGAGCGATGCGGATATCATCGTCTATATCGGCTGCGGTGAACGCGGCAATGAAATGACCGAGGTGCTGGAAGATTTTCCAAAACTTGAAGACCCGAGGACCGGAAAACCCCTCATGGATAGAACCGTGCTCATTGCCAACACCTCTAACATGCCGGTTGCTGCCCGCGAAGCTTCTATATACACAGGCATAACCATTGCCGAATATTTTAGGGATATGGGATATAATGTAGCCTTAATGGCCGACTCCACCTCCCGCTGGGCCGAAGCCCTGCGGGAAATAGCGGGTAGACTGGAAGAAATGCCGGCCGAGGAAGGTTATCCTGCCTATCTTGGGTCAAGGCTCGCTCAGTTTTACGAAAGGGCCGGTTACTTTGAAAATCTAAGCGGCAGCGAAGGGTCGATTACCATCATAGGAGCCGTTTCTCCAGCCGGCGGCGACTTTTCCGAACCCGTCACACAGGCAACGAAGAGGGTTGTCGGAGCATTTATAGCCCTAGACAAGGAACTAGCTCACGCGCGGCATTTCCCGGCTATAAACTGGCTTTTATCTTATAGCGGATATGTAAAGATGCTGGGCGATTGGTACGCTCAAAACGTAGCCGATGACTTTTTGAGCCTCAGGGCGAAAATGCTTAGTCTTCTCCGAGAAGAGAACAAGCTGATGGATATAGTGAAGCTCGTGGGAGAGGACGTTCTTCCCGATGACCAAAGGCTGGTGCTGGAAATAGCAAGGGTTCTTAAAATGGCATATCTGCAGCAGAACGCCTATCACAAAGAAGATTCATTTGTACCCTTAAAGAGGCAGTATAAAATGCTGAAGGTCATCGAAAAACTATACGACAGGGCTTCTTCCTCGATAAAAAAAGGAATCCCCCTAGCAAAAGTGAAAAACGAGGCGCTCTTCAACGATATTATAATGATGAAATACAACCTCAATTTTGAAGACCTTTCCAGTAAAGTCGACGAGTATTTCGATAAGTTGGAAAGCATGTACAAAGAAGGTGCTCAATATGAAAGTTAAATATATTAAATTAGAACAAGTTGAAGGACCGCTAATCGTTTTGCAGGACGTAAAAGAGGCAGCCTACGATGAAATAGTAGAGATAGAAGTCCCGGGTAGAGGAATGCGAATGGGGAAGGTAGTTGAGATAAGCGGTGACAAGGTGATCATCCAAGTTTTCGAAGGGACTTCCGGTATTTCCTTGGACAAAGTAAGTGTGAGTTTCACCGGAAGTCCAATGCGCATACCACTTTCAAAAGAGATCCTGGGCCGCATCTTCAACGGCATTGCAAAGCCAATAGACGGCGCAGGAGAAATTTATTCCGAAAAGACCTATGACATCAACGGTCGACCCATCAATCCCGTGGCAAGGTTGTATCCGAGGAATTTCATAAGAACAGGTATTTCTGCCATAGACGGCCTTATCACCCTTATTCGTGGCCAAAAGCTTCCCATATTTTCCGGCGACGGCCTTCCCCATAACGAACTGGCGGCTCAAATAGTCCGCCAGGCCGGTATTTCCGGAGAGGAGTCCAAAAATTTCGCGGTAGTCTTCGCGGCCATGGGTATAAAACACGACGAAGCCGACTTTTTCGTGAGAAGCTTCGAAGAAGCGGGAGTAATGGACAGGGTGGTGATGTTTTTAAATCTGGCCGACGACCCCGTAGTGGAAAGGATTATAACACCGAGGTGTGCCCTTACCGCCGCAGAATACCTGGCCTTTGAGCGGGGTATGCATGTGCTTGTAATAATGACCGATATGACCAGTTATTGCGATGCTCTGAGGGAAATATCATCCGCCCGGGAGGAAGTACCTTCGAGGAAAGGGTACCCGGGTTACATGTATTCGGACCTGGCTACGCTTTACGAAAGAGCCGGGATAATAAAGAATTCGGGAGGCAGCATCACCCAAATACCGATACTTACGATGCCCAATGACGACATAACCCACCCCATTCCGGACCTCACGGGCTATATAACCGAAGGTCAAATCGTGCTTTCAAGGTCCCTGTATCAACTGGGTATCTATCCTCCTATCGATGTCCTGCCTTCCCTTTCCAGGCTTATGAAAGACGGCATCGGTGCCGAGTACACGAGGGAGGACCATCCAGACCTGGCAAACCAAATATTCGCTGCATATTCAAGGGTGCAAGAGGTCAGAGCTCTAGCCCAGGTCATAGGAGAAGAGGAACTTTCTGAAACGGACAAATGCTACATGGAATTCGGCCGGAGGTTCGAAAGGATTTTCCTTTCCCAAAAGTTCGACGAAAACAGGAGCATAGAAAAGACCCTTGACATTTTATGGGAACTATTAAAGGTTCTGCCAAGGTCCGAAATAACGAGAATAGACCCCGCCCTCGTCAACAAATACCTGGGGAAGTGAGCTTATGAAGGAAAACGTTGCTCCAACGAAAGCCAATCTAATGGCTGCTGCGTCCGCCCTCGAATTTTCAAAAAAGGGCTACGAGCTTTTGGACAAAAAAAGAAACGTCCTTATCAGAGAAATGATGGGGCTGATGAAGAGGGCCTCGGAAATTCAGGTTAAGGTGAACCAAATATTCAAAGAAGCATACCAGGCCCTCCAAATGTCAAATATCACCCTGGGCATTTCCCAGGTTTACGAAGTGGCCAGATCCATTCCTGAAAATTCAGACTTTACTATACTCACCCGCAGTGTAATGGGCGTCGAAATTCCCATAGTGAGGTACGAAAAAAAGTCCCTCGACCACTACTATAGTTTTTACCACACTAATGCGGCTTTGGATTTAGCCCTCAAAAAATTTCACGAGGTTAAATACTTACTGCTGGAACTTGCTGAAGTGGAAGATTCGGT
This window contains:
- a CDS encoding V-type ATP synthase subunit A, whose translation is MQEGKIIYINGPVVRASGMRGFTMREMVMVGEKKLIGEVIALNKDVATIQVYEETSGVRVGEPVIGTGKPLTVKLGPGIIGNIFDGIERPLSRIYKEGSAFIPPGIGLISLDEEKRWDVEILAKEGDYLNEGEVFAEVAETSMIVHKVMVPPGIKGRVISIKSSGSYTINEVLAVLEDEGKTFELRMCQEWPVREPRPVKKRMAIEKLLVTGQRVIDTFFPLAKGGTAAIPGGFGTGKTITQHQLAKWSDADIIVYIGCGERGNEMTEVLEDFPKLEDPRTGKPLMDRTVLIANTSNMPVAAREASIYTGITIAEYFRDMGYNVALMADSTSRWAEALREIAGRLEEMPAEEGYPAYLGSRLAQFYERAGYFENLSGSEGSITIIGAVSPAGGDFSEPVTQATKRVVGAFIALDKELAHARHFPAINWLLSYSGYVKMLGDWYAQNVADDFLSLRAKMLSLLREENKLMDIVKLVGEDVLPDDQRLVLEIARVLKMAYLQQNAYHKEDSFVPLKRQYKMLKVIEKLYDRASSSIKKGIPLAKVKNEALFNDIIMMKYNLNFEDLSSKVDEYFDKLESMYKEGAQYES
- a CDS encoding V-type ATP synthase subunit D; protein product: MKENVAPTKANLMAAASALEFSKKGYELLDKKRNVLIREMMGLMKRASEIQVKVNQIFKEAYQALQMSNITLGISQVYEVARSIPENSDFTILTRSVMGVEIPIVRYEKKSLDHYYSFYHTNAALDLALKKFHEVKYLLLELAEVEDSVYKLAVEIKRTQKRANALKNIQIPKLESIVKTISEMLEEKEREDFFRLKTLKSKLGTSKNYP
- a CDS encoding ATP synthase subunit C, producing the protein MYAIVLMAMIISAVTCALGFYFHLDKEKTKKVLRWSITLYAALIAVFLMFVMPAQVKAAGDNSSSSGLAFIAAAISTGLATIGAGYAVGAVGSSALGAVSEDPKILGKTLIYVGLAEGIAIYGLIVSIMILGSL
- a CDS encoding V-type ATP synthase subunit B, with product MKVKYIKLEQVEGPLIVLQDVKEAAYDEIVEIEVPGRGMRMGKVVEISGDKVIIQVFEGTSGISLDKVSVSFTGSPMRIPLSKEILGRIFNGIAKPIDGAGEIYSEKTYDINGRPINPVARLYPRNFIRTGISAIDGLITLIRGQKLPIFSGDGLPHNELAAQIVRQAGISGEESKNFAVVFAAMGIKHDEADFFVRSFEEAGVMDRVVMFLNLADDPVVERIITPRCALTAAEYLAFERGMHVLVIMTDMTSYCDALREISSAREEVPSRKGYPGYMYSDLATLYERAGIIKNSGGSITQIPILTMPNDDITHPIPDLTGYITEGQIVLSRSLYQLGIYPPIDVLPSLSRLMKDGIGAEYTREDHPDLANQIFAAYSRVQEVRALAQVIGEEELSETDKCYMEFGRRFERIFLSQKFDENRSIEKTLDILWELLKVLPRSEITRIDPALVNKYLGK
- a CDS encoding V-type ATP synthase subunit E translates to MATTIDDKISLFTKVIFEKLENEYGEKKQRLIERYEAEKSAVEAKLKKKLEERISEASRDANVKKDQTVSKAKAEAHFEVLRKREELLERLYDEIREKIRHFLDTPEYLDFLKGALIRVTSRFPRDEKVYYILTPDDFRKHEQEIRSFLQSLKPEGEFEVVIGDSNMLGGVIARSQSGRIEVDLSFETLLRENRARLAQLLFSQLGLEV
- a CDS encoding V-type ATP synthase subunit F, which produces MKALVLSDNMDTLTGMRLAGIDGKIIHERSELISELNEIYQKKDIGLVIITESLAEKAKDEISLLKLKKGPPIIIEVPDRQGSRRPPDFLTRYIKESVGIKI